The Spirosoma foliorum genome has a window encoding:
- the pgmB gene encoding beta-phosphoglucomutase: MSIKAFLFDLDGVIVDTAIYHYQAWKRLANELGFDISEEFNEQLKGVSRMESLDLILAHGGLTLSDDKKNELATQKNQWYLELVSRMTSDDILPGVPAFFAQVRQAGLLTALGSVSKNAPMILERIGMSDAFDAIIDGTKISKGKPDPEVFTKGAAELGVSPAECVVFEDAVAGVEAGKRGGMFVVGLGSSDVLTQADLVAPSLETLTVEQVLEKASV; encoded by the coding sequence ATGTCTATCAAAGCGTTCCTGTTCGACCTCGATGGGGTTATTGTCGACACGGCCATCTATCATTATCAAGCCTGGAAACGGCTTGCCAATGAACTCGGCTTCGATATTTCGGAAGAATTTAATGAACAACTCAAAGGTGTTAGCCGCATGGAATCGCTGGATCTGATTCTGGCGCATGGCGGATTAACCCTATCAGATGATAAAAAGAACGAACTGGCTACCCAGAAAAACCAGTGGTACCTCGAACTCGTCAGCCGCATGACTTCCGATGATATTCTGCCCGGTGTACCCGCTTTCTTCGCGCAGGTTCGTCAGGCAGGGTTGCTTACAGCACTTGGGTCGGTGAGTAAAAACGCGCCCATGATTCTGGAACGAATTGGTATGTCCGATGCGTTTGACGCCATCATCGACGGCACAAAAATCAGTAAAGGCAAGCCCGATCCAGAAGTATTTACCAAAGGAGCCGCTGAATTGGGCGTTAGTCCAGCCGAATGTGTTGTGTTTGAAGATGCAGTAGCGGGTGTCGAAGCGGGTAAGCGAGGTGGCATGTTTGTCGTGGGCCTTGGCTCGTCCGACGTACTCACCCAGGCCGACCTGGTTGCCCCTTCGCTGGAAACATTGACCGTAGAGCAGGTTTTGGAAAAGGCGTCGGTATAA
- a CDS encoding sensor histidine kinase, which yields MTPSSSFGQSSDDRLSSPETIQLALAAYDASLNSIISMVAIRDQERNIVDFLIETANPMTEQSLSMPPNELIGKHMLELFPRAIELGILALFERVVETGQAVQLTQYYADEHVPESWFDLSAVRSESEHVVVTFLNITASKRVELDMKRQAELLKTVLDHTQTAISRHEAIRDQTGKIIDFRAVLANRHSIRMWGDQAEAILTKSFFEVSTVDQQRYDFPKYVHVVETGEPDLTEFNIGDQWLLRLTAKSGDGVVISNIDISENRRYRQQIEATNAELKRSNDSLQSFAYIASHDLQEPLRKIIAFGAMLNERYTTVLGTEGSEMLGRMQSAAERMSVLIRDLLDYSKISSQRDSFHSFSLTNLIEDILEDLWHPIQDTNAQIQIGTDNPLPNLIGDRPQLRQLFQNLLSNALKFHKTDSAGAPIPPFIQVSARRITSAKLPDTIRQELKANQAYWAISIADNGIGFEQKYAEQIFQVFQRLHSRKQFGGTGIGLAVVKKVIEQHEGAIQADSEAGKGTTFTVYLPA from the coding sequence ATGACTCCATCAAGCTCATTTGGTCAGTCAAGTGACGATCGACTGTCATCGCCCGAGACTATACAGTTAGCTCTGGCTGCGTACGATGCATCGCTGAACAGCATTATTTCGATGGTCGCCATTCGGGATCAGGAGCGGAATATTGTTGATTTTCTGATCGAAACAGCGAACCCGATGACGGAACAGAGTTTGTCTATGCCTCCCAACGAACTGATTGGAAAGCATATGCTCGAACTATTCCCCAGAGCGATTGAGTTAGGGATACTTGCCTTGTTTGAACGCGTGGTCGAAACGGGTCAGGCGGTGCAACTCACCCAATATTACGCCGATGAGCATGTGCCGGAATCCTGGTTCGATTTATCGGCGGTTCGGTCGGAGTCCGAGCATGTGGTGGTAACTTTTTTGAATATTACTGCCAGTAAGCGGGTAGAACTGGACATGAAACGTCAGGCCGAACTGCTCAAAACGGTACTTGATCATACACAAACAGCCATTTCCCGACATGAAGCCATTCGGGACCAGACCGGAAAAATTATTGATTTCCGAGCTGTACTGGCCAATCGGCATTCTATTCGTATGTGGGGCGATCAGGCCGAAGCCATTCTAACGAAAAGCTTTTTCGAGGTTTCAACCGTCGACCAGCAACGCTATGATTTTCCGAAGTATGTACATGTTGTTGAAACGGGAGAACCCGACCTGACTGAATTTAACATTGGCGATCAATGGCTACTTCGGCTGACCGCCAAATCGGGCGATGGGGTGGTGATCTCGAATATCGACATCTCGGAAAATCGACGGTACCGACAACAGATCGAAGCGACGAATGCCGAATTAAAGCGGTCGAACGACAGCCTGCAGTCATTCGCTTACATTGCCAGCCATGATTTACAGGAGCCGCTTCGTAAAATAATTGCGTTTGGAGCCATGCTGAACGAACGCTACACAACCGTACTGGGTACAGAAGGCAGTGAAATGCTGGGTCGTATGCAGTCGGCAGCCGAACGAATGTCGGTTCTGATCCGGGATTTGCTGGACTATTCCAAAATATCGTCGCAACGCGATTCGTTCCACTCCTTTTCGCTGACCAACCTGATTGAGGATATTCTGGAAGATCTCTGGCACCCCATTCAGGATACCAATGCCCAGATTCAAATCGGTACCGACAACCCCTTGCCTAACCTAATCGGCGACCGGCCTCAACTGCGGCAGCTATTTCAAAACTTGCTATCCAACGCGCTGAAATTCCATAAAACCGACTCAGCAGGCGCTCCCATACCACCGTTCATTCAGGTATCGGCCAGGCGGATCACAAGCGCCAAATTACCCGATACAATCAGGCAGGAGTTAAAAGCGAACCAGGCCTATTGGGCCATTAGCATTGCCGACAATGGGATTGGTTTTGAGCAGAAATATGCCGAACAGATTTTCCAGGTTTTCCAGCGATTGCACAGCCGAAAACAATTTGGCGGAACTGGTATTGGGTTAGCTGTTGTCAAAAAAGTTATTGAACAACACGAAGGTGCGATTCAGGCAGACAGCGAGGCCGGAAAAGGCACAACGTTTACGGTTTACCTACCCGCCTGA
- a CDS encoding glycoside hydrolase family 13 protein yields the protein MKRSVFTLLIALFSHFSASYAQNALIQRVNPTNWWVGMKNPNLQLLVYGPNAGTLAYSLTYPGVKLVKTHTVENPNYAFLDLVIAATAKPGTLKLIGKRGNQTLTQPFELKARDTSPKGQGVTSADFIYLAMPDRFANGDQSNDKFADMADPNADRSNPFYRHGGDLAGAAQRINYLKDLGVTAIWFTPVIENNQPLTNEGGAMRSAYHGYGFTDHYAVDRRFGGNEAYKSFVKEAHAAGLKVVQDAVYNHCGINHWFIKDMPSKDWLHQWPTYTNTSYKYQPITDPHGAESDRKVTLDGWFVPFLPDLNQSNPFVANFLIQHAVWSVENFGVDAWRIDTYMYNDQPFMNRCNQALMTEYPKIHIFGESWVNNVVDQAYYTRNKIDFPFKSNQPGGLDFVLYASMNDALKQKFSWDDGVNRFYQALAQDAVYQDPTKLVTFLDNHDTDRYLSVIGEDFEKYKIGLTWLLTTRGIPSMYYGTEILMKNFKDPSDAEVRRDFPGGFPGDKENKFETAGRTNRENEAFQFVRKLATYRRDNPVMHTGKLMQFLPQEGTYVYFRYDGRKTVMVATNTNEKEITLNTARFGERLKGFSSAKNILNDQVITDLSNVFLPAKTAVVLELN from the coding sequence ATGAAACGATCTGTTTTTACGCTCCTAATCGCCCTATTCTCTCATTTTAGCGCATCGTATGCCCAGAATGCGCTGATCCAGCGGGTTAACCCAACCAACTGGTGGGTAGGGATGAAAAACCCGAATTTGCAATTGTTAGTATACGGTCCTAATGCCGGAACGTTGGCCTATTCGCTTACGTATCCGGGCGTAAAACTGGTAAAAACGCACACTGTCGAAAACCCCAACTACGCGTTCCTTGACCTCGTCATTGCCGCTACCGCAAAACCCGGCACTCTGAAACTGATCGGCAAACGGGGCAATCAGACGCTTACCCAACCCTTTGAGTTAAAGGCTCGCGATACCAGCCCGAAAGGCCAGGGCGTTACTTCTGCCGACTTTATTTATCTGGCAATGCCCGACCGCTTTGCCAACGGCGATCAAAGCAACGACAAGTTTGCGGATATGGCCGACCCCAACGCCGACCGTAGTAACCCTTTCTATCGGCATGGGGGCGATTTAGCTGGGGCAGCTCAACGGATCAATTACCTGAAAGATCTGGGGGTTACAGCCATCTGGTTCACACCTGTGATTGAAAATAACCAGCCCCTTACGAATGAAGGTGGCGCGATGCGGTCAGCCTATCACGGCTATGGCTTTACGGATCACTATGCCGTTGATCGTCGCTTCGGTGGTAACGAAGCTTATAAATCCTTTGTGAAGGAGGCCCATGCAGCCGGGCTGAAAGTAGTGCAGGATGCGGTGTACAACCATTGCGGCATCAACCATTGGTTTATTAAAGATATGCCCAGCAAAGATTGGCTCCATCAGTGGCCGACGTACACGAACACATCTTACAAGTACCAGCCCATAACTGATCCCCACGGTGCCGAAAGTGACCGTAAAGTGACCCTCGATGGCTGGTTCGTACCGTTTCTGCCCGACCTCAATCAGAGCAATCCGTTCGTCGCTAATTTCCTGATTCAGCACGCGGTCTGGTCGGTCGAGAACTTTGGCGTCGATGCCTGGCGTATTGATACCTACATGTACAACGATCAGCCCTTTATGAATCGCTGTAACCAGGCGCTGATGACTGAGTACCCAAAAATTCACATCTTCGGCGAATCGTGGGTTAATAATGTGGTGGATCAGGCGTACTATACGCGCAACAAAATCGATTTCCCCTTTAAGTCGAACCAGCCCGGTGGACTCGATTTTGTACTCTATGCTTCGATGAACGATGCCCTGAAACAGAAATTCAGCTGGGATGACGGCGTGAATCGCTTTTATCAGGCGCTTGCCCAGGATGCTGTTTATCAAGACCCCACCAAACTGGTGACTTTTCTGGACAACCACGACACCGATCGTTACCTGTCGGTCATTGGGGAGGATTTCGAAAAGTATAAAATTGGCCTTACCTGGCTGCTGACCACACGCGGTATCCCCTCCATGTACTACGGCACCGAAATTTTGATGAAGAATTTTAAAGACCCATCGGATGCCGAAGTTCGACGTGATTTCCCCGGTGGTTTCCCCGGCGATAAAGAGAATAAGTTTGAAACGGCAGGGCGTACCAATCGGGAAAACGAAGCTTTCCAGTTCGTGCGGAAGTTAGCTACCTACCGGCGAGACAATCCCGTAATGCACACGGGTAAGCTCATGCAATTTCTACCGCAGGAAGGCACGTATGTCTATTTCCGGTACGATGGGCGCAAAACCGTTATGGTCGCCACCAATACCAACGAAAAAGAAATTACGTTGAATACTGCTCGTTTTGGAGAACGCCTGAAAGGCTTCTCATCAGCAAAAAACATTCTGAATGATCAGGTAATCACCGATTTGAGCAATGTATTCCTCCCGGCAAAAACGGCCGTTGTGCTAGAATTGAACTAA
- a CDS encoding alpha-amylase family glycosyl hydrolase, producing MYTSSVVPVMDKLIIYQIFTRLFGNQNTTNQTNGSRDENGVGKFNDINDAALKSIRQFGASHIWFTGIIEHATQTDYSANGIHPDDPAVVKGKAGSPYAVKDYYDVDPDLAVSVPDRMAEFEALVQRTHANGLKVIIDFVPNHVARQYQSDVKPAGVEDLGQNDNTTVIFSGQNNFYYLPGQTFVGPQDHLYPQNSVNKLHEFPAKVTGSGSITATPDINDWYETVKLNYGYNIFDGTTQFDPVPTTWHKMLDILLFWADKGIDGFRCDMAHLVPVEFWQWAISRVKQRYPRMIFIAEIYDPGLYRSFIFGGGFDYLYDKVGLYDAVRRLMENHGSCYDLTRVWQQESGDFAQHMLRFLETHDEQRIASRFFTNDPWAAVPGMTLLATMHTGPMLLYFGQEIGVRAEGTEGFSGDDGRTTIFDYWGLPDWQGYINHGQYDGGGLTDGQRRLRLFYQQLNYLVSGSDAIQNGYFYDLQYVNDQGQSAGYDAHQVYSYLRYTERQKLLIICNFSNFSTYETTVMIPNLAFGAMGLDPTGTYQFCDIFLSDTQIESVGLAGVPVLLPPRAVYVLEIKS from the coding sequence ATGTATACCTCGTCTGTTGTTCCAGTAATGGACAAACTGATTATTTACCAGATTTTTACGCGCCTGTTTGGCAATCAGAATACAACGAACCAGACAAACGGAAGTCGTGATGAAAATGGCGTCGGAAAATTCAACGACATCAACGATGCGGCTCTAAAATCGATCCGGCAGTTTGGGGCGTCGCACATCTGGTTTACGGGCATTATTGAACACGCTACCCAAACTGATTATTCTGCCAATGGTATACATCCCGACGATCCGGCTGTGGTGAAGGGTAAAGCTGGTTCGCCCTATGCGGTTAAAGATTACTACGATGTTGACCCTGATCTGGCTGTCAGCGTACCCGATCGTATGGCCGAATTCGAGGCATTGGTTCAGCGTACCCATGCCAATGGGTTGAAAGTTATTATCGACTTTGTACCGAACCATGTGGCCCGCCAGTACCAGTCCGATGTGAAACCCGCGGGCGTTGAGGACCTCGGCCAGAATGATAATACGACCGTTATCTTTTCGGGTCAGAACAATTTTTATTATCTACCTGGGCAAACCTTTGTTGGCCCGCAAGATCATTTATATCCACAGAATAGTGTCAATAAGTTGCATGAGTTTCCAGCTAAAGTGACGGGCAGCGGGTCGATTACGGCAACTCCCGATATCAACGACTGGTACGAAACGGTTAAGCTGAACTACGGCTACAACATTTTTGACGGAACGACCCAGTTTGACCCTGTGCCGACGACCTGGCATAAGATGCTCGATATTCTGCTGTTCTGGGCGGATAAAGGCATTGATGGATTCCGATGCGATATGGCTCATTTGGTACCGGTTGAATTCTGGCAGTGGGCAATCAGTCGGGTTAAGCAGCGTTATCCCCGGATGATTTTCATCGCCGAGATTTACGACCCTGGCTTGTATCGTTCGTTTATTTTCGGAGGTGGGTTCGATTATCTCTACGATAAAGTCGGGCTGTACGATGCTGTTCGGCGGTTGATGGAAAATCATGGCTCCTGCTACGACCTCACTCGGGTATGGCAGCAGGAATCCGGCGATTTTGCGCAACACATGCTTCGGTTTCTGGAAACCCATGATGAACAGCGCATTGCATCCCGATTCTTTACCAACGATCCCTGGGCCGCAGTGCCCGGAATGACGCTGTTGGCCACCATGCATACGGGTCCCATGTTGCTCTATTTTGGTCAGGAGATCGGCGTGCGGGCCGAAGGGACCGAAGGTTTCAGTGGTGACGATGGCCGGACCACCATCTTTGACTATTGGGGACTGCCCGACTGGCAGGGGTATATCAACCACGGGCAGTACGACGGAGGTGGTTTAACTGATGGCCAACGCCGGTTGCGCTTATTTTATCAACAATTGAACTACCTGGTCAGCGGATCTGATGCGATTCAAAACGGGTATTTCTATGACTTGCAATACGTCAATGATCAGGGCCAAAGTGCGGGTTACGATGCGCATCAGGTCTATAGCTATCTTCGTTACACCGAGCGGCAAAAGTTGCTGATTATCTGTAATTTCTCGAATTTCTCGACCTACGAAACAACGGTTATGATACCAAATCTGGCCTTTGGTGCTATGGGACTGGACCCAACCGGTACTTATCAGTTCTGTGATATATTCCTCAGCGATACGCAGATTGAAAGTGTTGGGTTGGCGGGGGTTCCTGTTTTATTGCCACCCAGAGCTGTATATGTACTCGAAATTAAATCGTAG
- a CDS encoding N-acetylmuramoyl-L-alanine amidase-like domain-containing protein → MLRLFTTFCLLLVAITSQAQELVLSTNLQSLTLVGGKTAPETTITIGKQFIGRPYVPHTLDANPTEQLVVNVREFDCTTYLETVLALSLAYQDTPDKQNQFVFEQTFRKYLTKLRYRDGRIDGYASRLHYFSDWLGDNERKGLVTDVTRELPGSLSVAKPVSYMTTSIYKYPHLNDPAVFKQVAQTEAAISQKAFSFIPKKNIRQAEAQLREGDIIMLTAARPGLDMKHVGLAIRQLDGRMHLLHASSDLGAVVITPYPISDYVLEHKRLSGIRVARLRAVSTSIAATASGE, encoded by the coding sequence ATGCTAAGACTGTTTACTACATTTTGCCTGCTGCTGGTAGCCATAACGAGCCAGGCTCAGGAGCTTGTTTTGTCGACAAACCTACAGTCGTTGACCCTTGTAGGTGGTAAAACTGCCCCCGAAACAACCATTACTATTGGCAAGCAATTCATAGGCCGACCCTATGTTCCGCATACACTGGACGCAAACCCAACCGAACAGCTGGTGGTGAATGTTCGTGAGTTTGATTGTACAACCTATCTGGAGACTGTACTGGCGCTTTCATTAGCTTATCAGGACACACCAGATAAGCAAAATCAATTTGTTTTTGAGCAAACATTTCGGAAGTACCTGACCAAACTTCGCTATCGGGATGGCCGTATTGATGGGTATGCCAGTCGTTTACATTATTTCTCAGACTGGCTTGGCGACAACGAGCGTAAAGGACTCGTGACCGATGTGACCCGTGAGTTGCCCGGTAGCTTGTCGGTGGCTAAGCCAGTTTCGTACATGACCACCTCAATTTACAAATATCCGCATCTGAATGATCCTGCTGTTTTCAAACAGGTTGCGCAAACGGAAGCGGCAATTAGTCAAAAGGCTTTCTCGTTTATTCCAAAGAAAAACATTCGGCAAGCCGAAGCGCAACTTCGTGAAGGCGACATCATTATGCTGACAGCCGCCCGTCCTGGTTTAGACATGAAGCATGTAGGTCTTGCCATTCGGCAACTGGATGGACGAATGCACCTTCTGCACGCATCATCCGATCTGGGAGCGGTAGTCATTACGCCCTATCCAATAAGCGATTATGTGCTGGAGCATAAGCGGCTTTCAGGCATTCGGGTAGCTCGTTTACGTGCGGTCAGCACATCGATAGCAGCAACGGCAAGTGGTGAGTGA
- a CDS encoding CBM35 domain-containing protein, whose protein sequence is MALGTQLIRIRRTSDGQVIYLATALRNTADYPLNSAGQAAFEAAVGAGSFTLTVDNGAIIPAGTIPPLIKPGAVTSPAFSQKIQAEDAAGTGTSSGPAADNNVRGPYATSSDYLVYTVTGIPTTASNYTLIVRYQSVAQASGIASLIINGAAPIDFPIEGTDGGMRTYTATISLTPGNNTIRIQGKSGSPFFQDYILVTRPAG, encoded by the coding sequence ATGGCATTAGGCACGCAACTTATCCGAATTCGTCGTACAAGCGATGGGCAGGTGATTTACCTGGCAACAGCTCTACGAAACACCGCCGATTATCCGCTAAATAGCGCAGGACAAGCAGCTTTCGAAGCGGCTGTTGGTGCTGGAAGCTTCACCCTCACAGTCGACAACGGCGCCATTATTCCGGCAGGAACAATACCACCCCTGATCAAACCTGGCGCTGTAACCAGCCCGGCTTTCTCGCAAAAGATCCAGGCCGAAGATGCAGCAGGAACAGGAACCTCATCAGGGCCTGCTGCCGATAACAATGTACGTGGCCCCTATGCCACAAGCAGTGATTACCTGGTTTATACAGTAACAGGCATACCAACCACAGCGTCTAATTATACATTGATCGTACGATATCAATCAGTTGCACAGGCATCAGGCATTGCCAGCCTTATTATTAATGGAGCGGCTCCAATTGACTTTCCGATAGAAGGAACTGACGGGGGAATGCGCACCTACACGGCAACCATTTCGCTAACGCCAGGCAATAATACGATTCGGATTCAGGGGAAATCAGGTTCGCCTTTTTTTCAGGATTATATTCTTGTTACGCGACCTGCTGGTTAG
- a CDS encoding beta strand repeat-containing protein yields the protein MRITVLTALLSFVANLVLAQTNYVITSANANSPGTYNTIVGPTAGNGTLTGYFNSFYGFQSGISTTGGYENTFIGNGAGRYNTTGIDNTFMGHRSGTNSITGNYNTFLGSMSGQAATTGNRNTFIGYESGLSTTTASFNAFIGNGAGRLNTIGYNNVFVGNNSGYTNNTGYFNTFIGSDAGYTNSAGSNNAYIGYRAGYTSSTASGNTFVGSLAGQVTTTGANNTFLGSSAGTLNVTGTQNSFVGFSSGNNNTMGSQNTFLGYNSGFNTTIGSGNTFIGNAAGYLNTTGGGSTFLGSNAGYNNTTGAGNTLIGTNAGQANTTGSFNAFVGSYAGQATTTGSQNAFIGNNAGYNNTIGATNTFIGNSAGYENTTGSSNAFMGGNTGSFNTTGSGNTFLGISAGLRNTTGSNNISVGLRAANKIQTGNKNVIIGDSAGFNTNSDGNVMLGSKAGFTNLTGQKSTYLGFQSGYNAVADSNTFIGYQSGFATTTGKGNTFMGVGTGRGNTTGSRNTIVGNGAGPSNLDGNDNVYLGYNSGQFDKGSHNILLGTGTDVLAQNLTHATAIGADAKVGVSNAIVLGNNANVGIGTSTPMTRLEVVGETPDASGFRLTQLTASSPASQSTDQFLTVNEQGDVVKARYQLRINNVAEWSDKVFESTYVLKSLDSVAAYINEHGHLPGVPSAEQVVCEGVDLVKMNAKLLEKVEELTLYMIDMKKADQQKSEQINQQNRRIQRLENQLKMSVNNKR from the coding sequence ATGCGAATAACCGTACTAACTGCGCTTCTTAGCTTCGTCGCAAACCTTGTATTGGCACAAACGAACTACGTTATTACCTCTGCGAATGCGAATTCGCCGGGTACGTATAATACGATCGTTGGTCCTACCGCAGGGAACGGTACGTTAACGGGCTATTTTAATTCGTTTTATGGCTTTCAAAGTGGCATATCTACTACAGGAGGCTATGAAAATACGTTTATTGGTAATGGGGCTGGTAGGTATAATACTACAGGGATCGATAATACATTTATGGGTCACCGGTCGGGAACAAATAGCATCACTGGGAATTATAATACGTTTCTAGGCTCAATGTCAGGTCAGGCGGCAACCACCGGAAATCGAAATACATTTATCGGATATGAATCGGGTTTATCGACGACCACGGCTAGTTTTAATGCTTTCATCGGCAATGGCGCTGGGCGACTAAATACCATAGGCTACAATAATGTCTTTGTTGGAAACAATTCGGGTTATACGAATAATACAGGTTATTTCAACACCTTCATTGGGAGTGATGCCGGTTATACGAACTCCGCTGGTTCTAATAATGCATACATAGGCTACCGTGCTGGTTATACTAGTTCAACGGCCTCCGGAAATACGTTTGTGGGTAGTTTGGCAGGTCAGGTAACGACCACTGGGGCCAATAATACATTTTTAGGAAGCAGTGCAGGTACCTTAAACGTAACAGGTACGCAGAATAGCTTTGTTGGCTTTTCGTCGGGCAATAACAACACAATGGGCTCTCAAAATACCTTTTTGGGGTATAATTCTGGGTTTAATACGACTATTGGATCTGGTAACACGTTCATTGGCAATGCAGCCGGTTACTTAAATACGACAGGTGGAGGCAGTACTTTTTTAGGAAGCAATGCAGGGTACAACAACACAACGGGTGCTGGAAATACCTTAATTGGTACCAACGCTGGGCAGGCTAACACAACGGGTAGTTTTAATGCCTTTGTCGGTTCATATGCTGGACAAGCTACGACGACTGGCTCTCAAAATGCCTTTATTGGTAACAATGCTGGCTATAATAATACAATAGGTGCGACAAATACCTTTATTGGAAATTCGGCTGGTTATGAGAATACTACCGGGTCCAGTAATGCATTCATGGGTGGTAATACAGGCTCCTTTAACACTACGGGTTCCGGTAATACATTTTTAGGCATTTCAGCGGGGCTGCGAAATACGACAGGATCGAATAATATATCCGTTGGACTTCGGGCAGCCAATAAAATTCAAACGGGCAACAAAAACGTAATCATCGGCGATAGTGCAGGTTTCAACACGAATAGCGATGGCAATGTGATGCTTGGTTCCAAAGCTGGGTTTACAAATCTGACGGGGCAGAAAAGCACATACTTAGGTTTCCAGTCGGGTTATAATGCCGTTGCCGATTCAAATACATTCATTGGCTACCAGTCGGGCTTTGCAACGACTACGGGGAAAGGCAATACCTTTATGGGCGTAGGAACTGGTCGAGGAAATACTACCGGAAGCCGCAATACCATTGTTGGGAATGGTGCGGGGCCTTCGAATCTGGACGGGAACGATAATGTTTATTTAGGTTATAATTCGGGGCAGTTCGATAAGGGGTCGCACAATATACTCCTGGGTACAGGAACCGATGTTTTGGCGCAGAACTTAACGCACGCTACGGCCATCGGGGCCGATGCAAAAGTGGGTGTGAGCAATGCTATCGTGCTGGGTAATAATGCCAATGTGGGCATTGGTACATCGACGCCGATGACCCGCCTGGAAGTGGTAGGTGAAACACCCGATGCCAGTGGTTTTCGATTAACTCAGCTGACAGCCAGTAGTCCAGCTTCCCAATCTACCGATCAATTTCTGACGGTAAATGAACAAGGTGATGTGGTGAAAGCTCGTTATCAACTGCGTATTAATAATGTTGCGGAATGGAGCGATAAAGTCTTCGAGTCTACTTATGTATTGAAATCGTTGGATTCTGTAGCTGCCTATATTAATGAACATGGCCATTTACCGGGTGTGCCATCGGCAGAACAGGTGGTCTGCGAGGGTGTTGATCTGGTAAAAATGAACGCTAAATTGCTAGAGAAAGTGGAAGAGCTGACCTTGTATATGATTGATATGAAAAAGGCGGATCAGCAAAAGAGCGAACAAATAAACCAGCAGAACCGGCGGATTCAGAGGCTGGAAAATCAACTTAAAATGTCAGTTAACAATAAACGGTAG